One Gemmatimonadaceae bacterium DNA segment encodes these proteins:
- a CDS encoding glycosyltransferase, with protein sequence MAPPRDASRIRIVYCLDSFDTGGTELNAVRTVEQIDRSRFDVSFVALSDRGALAARVREAGIPIEVFPLNGFFSLQALRSGRALVRYLRRERVDVLHAHDIYSNIFAVICARIAGVPMVIASRRWWYASNRKVYLILNRWTYRLAHRVLANAEAVGALVAREGIDPSHIVVVPNFVEDYAFAAPDAAVLTEWRRDLRIAPDDETIGIVANLFAVKDHDTLLRAFQRVVTERPHARLVLVGDGPERAALARLASGLGVADRVSFAGRRPQSPTMHWLFDVSVLCSRHEGFPNSVVEAMAAGRPVVATRVGGIPDVVVDGDTGYLVPSGDVEALADRLRFALANAAERARLGSAGAARARNVFHSKRVMATLERLYADFLSQGGRRLN encoded by the coding sequence ATGGCGCCTCCCCGCGACGCGTCGCGGATCCGCATCGTCTACTGTCTCGATTCGTTCGATACCGGTGGGACGGAACTCAACGCGGTGCGAACCGTGGAGCAGATCGATCGCTCGCGCTTCGACGTGTCGTTCGTGGCGCTCTCGGACCGCGGGGCGCTGGCTGCGCGCGTGCGCGAGGCCGGCATCCCCATCGAGGTGTTTCCCCTCAACGGATTCTTCTCCCTGCAGGCGCTGCGCAGCGGACGCGCGCTCGTGCGCTACCTGCGGCGCGAACGCGTGGACGTCCTCCACGCGCACGATATCTACTCCAACATCTTCGCCGTCATCTGCGCGCGCATTGCCGGCGTCCCGATGGTGATCGCGTCGCGGCGATGGTGGTACGCCTCCAACCGGAAGGTGTACCTCATCCTCAATCGCTGGACCTATCGACTGGCGCATCGCGTGCTGGCCAATGCCGAGGCGGTGGGGGCGCTGGTGGCGCGCGAAGGGATCGACCCCTCGCACATCGTCGTCGTGCCCAACTTCGTGGAGGACTACGCGTTCGCAGCACCAGACGCGGCGGTGCTCACCGAGTGGCGGCGCGACCTGCGAATTGCACCTGACGACGAGACGATCGGCATTGTTGCCAACCTCTTCGCCGTGAAGGACCACGACACGCTGCTGCGGGCGTTCCAGCGCGTGGTGACGGAGCGCCCGCACGCCCGCCTTGTCCTTGTCGGTGATGGGCCGGAGCGAGCGGCGTTGGCACGGCTCGCGTCCGGACTCGGCGTGGCCGACCGGGTGAGCTTTGCCGGGCGCCGTCCCCAGAGCCCCACCATGCACTGGCTCTTTGACGTGAGCGTCCTCTGCTCGCGGCACGAAGGCTTCCCGAATTCGGTGGTGGAAGCGATGGCGGCCGGACGCCCCGTGGTCGCCACGCGCGTGGGCGGCATCCCCGATGTCGTGGTGGACGGCGACACGGGATATCTCGTCCCGTCCGGCGATGTCGAGGCGCTCGCCGATCGGCTCCGTTTCGCCCTCGCCAACGCCGCCGAGCGCGCGCGACTCGGGAGCGCGGGCGCCGCACGTGCGCGAAACGTCTTCCACTCCAAACGAGTGATGGCGACGCTGGAGCGGCTCTACGCTGACTTTCTGTCGCAGGGCGGGCGCCGACTGAACTGA
- a CDS encoding Ig-like domain-containing protein — MPAPTVKQVIVDIDSTVMTVGGRARATAQPLDASGFPISGKTAAWTSGNPAILTIDDSGRVTTVGPGITRVIATIDGVPGDRDVVVRALPTAALIVVAMARQNLRVGDTTRASVALFDSIGTPLAARPVTWSVEGSPTVATVSQSGLVTAIAPGSAQLVATLGTVRGEVDFSVSALPPVTAVVASVAVSIPKSTLRIGENMQASATPLDSAGVPLSVRPIAWSLVSGTGVASVSSAGLVTAVGAGTAQIAATIDGVRGVGNLSVIDTTTIPGPPPPLVVPALPDSFPIVFPQVTGRSIAVHAGDNLQAILASAQRGDEIVIDAGATFSGNFTLPAKAGTAATGWVLIRSSKLAQLPPQGTRVTAAHASLMPRISTPNNQPAIVTALSASGYWIAGIEFSTNPATSVVASIVGLGSAGAAQNAMSLVPSDLVLDRVYVHPQPTQNVQRCVELHSARAAVLDSYLMDCHGKGFDSQAIVGWNGPGPYRIENNTLAGAGENIMFGGADPKVPGVISSDIIIRRNYIYTPPSWKGVWTKKNIFESKASQRVLIEGNVLEGSWTDAQVGYAFILKVANQNGGCTWCISNDITIRDNLIRNVGGAFGITGKDGANPIGQLLSRLLIENNYVDSVNVGVYTGVGRFVDIMNNAQDVIIRRNTMVAPGNLAQFLDLATIPAATNFTYDQNIVSYGTYGLFSSKYGSGEASLQGFNGNVSFAGNVLIGSQRSGYPRARFAPSLSAAMLLGGGADKGRVDAATLNVVVP, encoded by the coding sequence GTGCCTGCGCCCACCGTGAAGCAGGTCATCGTCGACATCGATTCCACCGTCATGACCGTGGGCGGACGGGCGCGCGCGACGGCGCAACCGCTCGACGCGTCGGGCTTTCCCATCAGCGGCAAGACGGCCGCGTGGACGTCGGGGAACCCGGCGATTCTGACCATCGACGACAGTGGGCGCGTCACGACCGTTGGCCCGGGGATCACGCGCGTTATCGCCACCATCGATGGCGTCCCGGGCGATCGCGACGTCGTCGTGCGTGCGCTCCCCACGGCAGCCCTGATCGTCGTCGCGATGGCGCGCCAGAACCTCAGGGTCGGGGACACGACCCGCGCGTCGGTGGCGCTCTTCGACTCCATCGGCACGCCGCTCGCCGCGCGCCCCGTCACCTGGTCGGTGGAGGGGAGCCCCACCGTGGCCACAGTCTCGCAGTCCGGGCTCGTCACCGCGATCGCTCCCGGCAGCGCGCAGTTGGTGGCGACGCTTGGGACGGTGCGTGGAGAGGTCGATTTCTCGGTGAGTGCGCTTCCGCCGGTCACCGCTGTGGTCGCCTCCGTCGCCGTCTCGATCCCGAAGTCCACCCTGCGCATCGGCGAGAACATGCAGGCGAGCGCCACGCCGCTCGACTCGGCCGGCGTTCCCCTCTCGGTGCGCCCCATCGCCTGGTCGCTCGTCTCGGGCACGGGCGTGGCGAGCGTATCGTCTGCCGGGCTGGTGACGGCCGTCGGGGCGGGCACGGCGCAGATCGCGGCGACCATCGATGGCGTGCGCGGCGTCGGGAACCTGAGCGTCATCGACACGACGACCATTCCGGGGCCGCCGCCGCCGCTGGTCGTTCCCGCGCTTCCCGATTCCTTCCCGATCGTCTTTCCGCAGGTGACCGGGCGGAGCATCGCGGTGCACGCGGGCGACAACCTCCAGGCCATCCTCGCCTCGGCACAGCGTGGCGATGAGATCGTCATCGACGCCGGCGCGACATTTAGCGGTAACTTCACGCTCCCTGCCAAGGCGGGAACTGCTGCCACTGGTTGGGTCCTGATTCGATCGAGCAAGCTGGCGCAGTTGCCGCCGCAGGGCACGCGTGTCACCGCGGCGCATGCGTCGCTGATGCCCCGCATCAGCACACCCAACAACCAGCCGGCCATTGTCACGGCACTCTCGGCGAGCGGCTACTGGATTGCGGGCATCGAGTTCAGCACCAACCCCGCGACCTCGGTCGTCGCGAGCATCGTGGGACTGGGGAGTGCCGGTGCGGCGCAGAACGCGATGAGCCTCGTCCCGTCGGACCTGGTGCTCGATCGCGTGTACGTGCATCCGCAGCCGACGCAGAATGTGCAACGCTGCGTGGAGCTGCACAGCGCGCGCGCCGCCGTGCTCGATTCATACCTGATGGACTGCCACGGCAAGGGATTCGACTCGCAGGCCATCGTTGGATGGAACGGACCCGGGCCGTACCGCATCGAGAACAACACGCTGGCCGGCGCGGGCGAGAACATCATGTTCGGCGGTGCCGACCCGAAGGTCCCTGGCGTCATCTCCAGCGACATCATCATCCGCCGCAACTACATCTACACGCCTCCCAGCTGGAAGGGGGTGTGGACGAAGAAGAACATCTTCGAGTCCAAGGCATCGCAGCGCGTGCTGATCGAGGGCAACGTCCTCGAAGGGTCGTGGACCGACGCGCAGGTTGGCTACGCCTTCATCCTCAAGGTGGCCAACCAGAATGGCGGTTGCACCTGGTGCATCTCCAACGATATCACGATCCGCGACAACCTCATCCGGAATGTGGGGGGCGCCTTCGGGATCACGGGGAAGGACGGGGCGAACCCCATTGGCCAGCTGCTCAGTCGCCTGTTGATCGAGAACAACTATGTCGACAGCGTGAACGTGGGGGTGTATACCGGTGTCGGACGCTTTGTCGACATCATGAACAACGCGCAGGACGTGATCATCCGCCGCAACACGATGGTGGCGCCGGGCAACCTGGCGCAGTTCCTGGACCTGGCGACCATTCCCGCGGCGACCAACTTCACCTATGACCAGAACATCGTGTCGTACGGGACGTACGGCTTGTTCTCGTCGAAGTACGGGAGTGGCGAGGCGTCGTTGCAGGGCTTCAACGGCAACGTATCGTTTGCCGGCAATGTCCTCATCGGCTCGCAGCGCAGCGGCTATCCGCGCGCACGATTCGCGCCCAGCCTGTCGGCGGCGATGCTGCTTGGCGGTGGCGCCGACAAGGGGCGCGTCGACGCAGCGACGCTGAACGTCGTCGTCCCGTAG
- a CDS encoding Ig-like domain-containing protein yields the protein MKHRNWRLSAGTPLFALLIVAACSEHDQTLGTRALSPDVSRIVTLSATQTVLLNDSVNVTSISSLASMSMSVGGVTTSFPVTWKSTAPSIASVSSKGMVLAKAVGSAKIIAAYSTLADTVPVSVVASITPVASVTITGTTSSISLAASTQLTAVPRDSTGAVVPGARMSWSSATPAIAAVTSSGLVSGTGVGKTVVTVTSGSASGTYAISVVAAAPPPSLPSGPIAAPAPPALYQPTYPTVTGKTWFVANGGNLQFALNQAQRGDEVVLAAGATFTGNFVLPAKSGTAANGWVLVRSDKSGGLPSTGTRVTPANAPLMPRLYTKTVAPVLQTAAGASGWWISGIEMTVDPALTYIHYGLLLLGDGSSAQNSLASVPTDLVIDRSYIHGTPQGQLVRCVALNSARTAIQDSYVQDCHVKGFDSQAIGGWNGPGPYRIVNNTLAGAGENIMFGGADPAIKNLIPSDIEIRRNYIYTPISWKGKFSKKNLFEVKNGQRILIEDNVFDGSWQDAQTGFAFILKVANQSGKCTWCFSGDITIRRNIIRNAGAGFGITGKDGSNAIGGLLNRLLIEQNYMEDINVGQYLGEARLISIMNNVQNVTVRRNTLISSGMLMQYLNSGTQLAATNFAFQDNIVTYGKYGFFSSWYGIGQGSMSTFQGTKIFQNIDMIGATKSGYPNGKFWGSLSTALASGNGVSPSAVASSTQGVIIP from the coding sequence ATGAAGCACCGGAATTGGCGGCTCAGTGCCGGCACACCACTGTTCGCGCTCCTGATCGTTGCTGCCTGCTCGGAGCATGACCAAACCCTGGGCACCCGGGCGCTGTCGCCCGACGTGAGCAGGATCGTTACCCTGTCGGCGACGCAGACTGTCCTGCTGAACGACTCCGTCAACGTCACGTCGATCAGCAGCCTGGCGTCGATGTCGATGTCAGTCGGCGGTGTTACCACCTCATTCCCCGTCACTTGGAAGTCGACCGCGCCGTCCATCGCCTCGGTCAGCAGCAAGGGGATGGTGTTGGCCAAGGCAGTCGGGTCGGCGAAGATCATCGCCGCCTACAGCACGCTTGCCGACACCGTCCCCGTCTCCGTCGTGGCCTCCATCACGCCAGTGGCGAGTGTCACCATCACGGGGACCACCTCCTCCATCTCGCTGGCTGCGAGCACCCAGCTCACCGCCGTCCCGCGCGACTCCACCGGTGCCGTCGTTCCCGGCGCACGCATGTCGTGGTCCTCCGCCACGCCGGCCATCGCCGCGGTGACGTCGAGCGGGCTGGTGTCCGGGACCGGCGTCGGTAAAACGGTCGTCACCGTCACGTCGGGAAGCGCCTCGGGCACGTACGCGATCTCCGTCGTCGCCGCGGCGCCGCCGCCGAGCCTTCCATCGGGGCCGATCGCGGCGCCCGCGCCGCCCGCGCTCTATCAGCCGACGTATCCCACGGTCACCGGAAAGACCTGGTTTGTCGCCAACGGCGGCAACCTGCAGTTTGCGCTCAATCAAGCGCAGCGTGGTGACGAAGTCGTGCTCGCCGCGGGCGCGACCTTCACCGGGAACTTCGTGCTCCCGGCCAAGTCGGGAACGGCGGCCAACGGCTGGGTCCTGGTGCGCTCCGACAAGTCGGGCGGCCTTCCCTCGACCGGGACGCGGGTGACGCCGGCCAACGCGCCGCTAATGCCGCGCCTGTACACGAAGACCGTCGCCCCGGTCCTGCAGACGGCCGCTGGGGCAAGCGGGTGGTGGATCAGCGGGATCGAGATGACCGTCGACCCCGCGCTGACGTACATCCACTACGGCCTGCTCCTTCTGGGCGACGGCTCCTCGGCGCAGAACTCGTTGGCCAGCGTCCCCACCGATCTCGTCATCGATCGCTCGTACATTCACGGGACGCCGCAGGGGCAGCTCGTGCGGTGCGTCGCGCTCAACTCGGCGCGCACGGCAATCCAGGACAGCTACGTGCAGGACTGCCACGTGAAGGGGTTCGATTCGCAGGCCATCGGCGGCTGGAACGGCCCAGGCCCGTATCGCATCGTGAACAACACGCTGGCCGGCGCGGGTGAGAACATCATGTTCGGCGGCGCCGATCCGGCCATCAAGAACCTCATCCCCAGCGACATCGAGATCCGCCGCAACTACATCTACACGCCGATCAGCTGGAAGGGGAAGTTCTCGAAGAAGAACCTCTTCGAGGTGAAGAACGGCCAGCGGATCCTGATCGAGGACAACGTCTTCGACGGGTCGTGGCAGGATGCCCAGACGGGTTTCGCCTTCATTCTCAAAGTCGCCAACCAGTCCGGGAAGTGCACGTGGTGCTTCTCCGGCGACATCACCATTCGCCGGAACATCATCCGCAACGCGGGCGCGGGCTTTGGTATCACGGGCAAGGACGGGTCGAACGCGATCGGTGGTCTCCTCAATCGCCTGCTTATCGAGCAGAACTACATGGAGGACATCAACGTCGGGCAGTACCTCGGCGAGGCACGGCTCATCAGCATCATGAACAATGTGCAGAACGTCACCGTGCGACGTAACACGCTTATCTCGTCGGGGATGCTGATGCAGTACCTGAACAGCGGGACGCAACTGGCCGCGACCAACTTCGCGTTCCAGGACAACATCGTGACCTACGGGAAGTACGGCTTCTTCTCGTCCTGGTACGGCATCGGCCAGGGATCGATGTCGACCTTCCAGGGGACGAAGATCTTCCAGAACATCGACATGATCGGCGCGACGAAGAGCGGATACCCGAACGGGAAGTTCTGGGGCTCGCTGTCAACGGCGCTTGCCTCGGGCAATGGCGTCTCCCCCTCGGCGGTCGCGTCGTCCACGCAGGGTGTGATCATCCCGTAA
- a CDS encoding Ig-like domain-containing protein, with product MERGSSFVRLVTLVSTTILAAACSGSDAGGVSTPPAPPVDRIVVEVSPRIDSIPVGTSRSLSVSVTNGAGVARNVPVTWTSLSPAIATVSNGTVTAIAAGDAQVVVTAGAAADTARLTVYGAQLALQLSPGAVDATLGDTITFEATIVDQAGTATRVQDITWALSDSSAAELIGAGTVATRESGTLAVMATVNSRTATAAVQVRSATVSSITIVPSNLSLAVGTNATLAADLRDSRGRSITGRAITWTSSNASVAVVEKSGAVRAIAVGGAIITATAGGKSATAAVNVYSAGASSVTIALPNDSLGTGRTMQAVAQPLDAEGNLLTGKVVAWQSSNPSVATINSAGVITALASGKTNIAVICDGKTSTVTLTTAVPVATTVTVTPPTATLTVGTTSRLTADVRDQFDFKLSGAPVTWSSAAASIASVATDGTVTAKVTGTTSIRATSGALSATSAVTVQGVPVASVHVSPETLAIEEGDVVQLVATAYDASGNVLDNRPVSWTASSATVTVSATGSVSGVKAGTATVTANIEGKTAKSTVTVSTPQPPEVAKVTLTLNSSALSVGQVTSAVARVYDAEGNLLAVPVTYVSSAPSIATVDVDGTVSAVSAGSAAITATADGVSGLASVAVSAPQAAPVATVALTAPSTTLFVGDSTTLSVTLLDAAQNVLTGRTIAYASSNAQVATVSASGLVRGVGAGSANISATSGSASKSLTFTIRTVPTVPPTVAVVTVTLAQSALVVGGATQATAVLTDSSGAPFSGTVAWSSSNTAVATVSQSGYVSVVGVGSAVISASSGGKTGSATLSATAPAATVKTVTVTLASPSIVVGTSAQVTAVARDSAGNVLTGKSVSWSSSATSVASLAASNTGTNTATAVAAGTSKLSATVGGVSGNATLTVTAPPANTPPASTPVTLPALPTILNPVYPKVTGKQWAVHAGDNLQSILNQAQRGDEIVIDAGATFTGNFTLPVKTGSTAANGWIIVRSSQQSALPPQGTRVTSQQASLMPKIFSPNTMTALTAGVNTGGWWISGVEFSLAPTVTSAAGSIVAIGLATSAQNSLSLVPSDFVLDRVYIHAQPNQSIQRCLELHAARVAVMDSYLVECHGKGFDSQAIVGWNGTGPYKIVNNTLAGAGENVMFGGADPKVPGAISSDIEIRRNYIYTPASWKGVWTKKNIFETKASQRVLIEGNVFEGSWTDAQTGYAFVLKVANQSGGCTWCISNDITIRNNIVRNAGAGVGITGKDGSNTIGGLLSRLLIENNYFENINTGAYTGAGRMIAIMNDAHDVTIRSNTMTAPGALSHYLNIATQSAATNFAFQNNVMTLGTYGLFSSWYGSGETPNLAAFRGTVVFQKSVLIGAAQKNYPNAQFVSSLSAAQSTGIGADMAAINAATQGVVIP from the coding sequence ATGGAACGCGGCAGTTCTTTCGTTAGGCTCGTCACGCTGGTCAGCACCACAATCCTCGCCGCCGCATGCTCGGGTTCCGATGCTGGCGGCGTTTCCACGCCCCCGGCACCGCCGGTCGATCGCATCGTGGTGGAAGTGTCGCCGCGGATCGACTCGATCCCGGTCGGGACATCCCGGTCCCTCTCGGTGAGTGTCACGAATGGCGCCGGCGTCGCGCGCAACGTCCCCGTCACCTGGACGTCGCTCTCTCCCGCCATCGCCACGGTCTCCAACGGGACCGTCACGGCGATCGCGGCCGGCGACGCGCAAGTTGTCGTCACCGCGGGCGCCGCCGCCGACACGGCACGCCTCACGGTCTACGGCGCGCAACTGGCGCTGCAGCTCTCGCCTGGGGCGGTCGACGCCACGTTGGGTGACACCATCACCTTCGAGGCGACGATCGTCGACCAGGCCGGGACCGCCACGCGCGTCCAGGACATCACTTGGGCGCTCTCCGATTCCTCGGCGGCCGAGTTGATTGGCGCCGGAACCGTTGCCACGCGTGAATCGGGAACGCTCGCCGTGATGGCGACGGTCAACAGCCGGACGGCAACCGCCGCCGTCCAGGTCAGGTCGGCGACCGTCTCGTCCATCACCATCGTTCCCAGCAATCTCTCGTTGGCGGTCGGAACCAACGCCACGCTTGCCGCCGACCTCCGCGACAGCCGTGGGCGCTCCATCACCGGGCGTGCCATCACCTGGACGTCCTCGAACGCCTCGGTCGCCGTCGTCGAGAAGAGCGGCGCCGTCAGGGCCATCGCCGTCGGCGGCGCAATCATTACGGCCACCGCCGGGGGAAAGTCGGCCACGGCCGCCGTGAACGTCTACTCGGCCGGCGCCAGCTCCGTCACGATCGCCCTTCCCAACGATTCGCTGGGCACTGGGCGCACGATGCAGGCGGTGGCGCAGCCGCTCGACGCCGAAGGCAACCTGCTCACCGGAAAGGTGGTCGCGTGGCAGTCGAGCAATCCCTCGGTCGCGACGATCAACAGCGCCGGCGTGATCACCGCGCTCGCCTCCGGGAAGACCAACATCGCCGTCATCTGCGACGGCAAGACGTCGACCGTGACGCTGACGACTGCCGTCCCCGTCGCAACGACCGTCACCGTGACGCCGCCGACGGCGACGCTCACGGTCGGCACCACGTCGCGCCTGACGGCCGACGTCCGCGACCAGTTCGACTTCAAGCTCAGCGGCGCCCCGGTCACCTGGTCGTCGGCCGCCGCGTCGATCGCCTCCGTTGCGACTGACGGCACCGTGACCGCGAAGGTCACCGGCACGACGTCGATTCGCGCCACCAGCGGTGCCCTGAGCGCCACCTCCGCCGTGACGGTTCAGGGCGTCCCGGTGGCATCGGTGCACGTTTCGCCCGAAACACTCGCCATCGAGGAAGGCGACGTGGTGCAGTTGGTTGCCACCGCGTACGACGCGAGCGGCAACGTCCTGGACAACCGTCCGGTGAGCTGGACCGCGTCGTCGGCGACGGTCACGGTGTCTGCCACCGGGAGCGTCAGCGGCGTCAAGGCCGGGACCGCGACCGTGACAGCGAACATCGAGGGGAAGACCGCGAAGTCGACCGTCACCGTCAGCACGCCGCAGCCGCCGGAGGTCGCCAAGGTCACGCTCACGCTGAACTCGAGCGCGCTGAGCGTCGGTCAGGTGACGAGTGCCGTGGCGCGCGTCTACGACGCCGAAGGAAACCTGCTCGCCGTCCCGGTGACCTACGTGAGCTCTGCGCCGAGCATCGCGACGGTCGATGTCGACGGCACGGTATCGGCAGTGTCCGCCGGATCGGCGGCGATCACCGCCACCGCCGACGGGGTGAGCGGGCTGGCGAGCGTGGCGGTTTCCGCGCCGCAGGCGGCGCCGGTCGCGACCGTTGCACTCACGGCCCCGAGCACGACGCTCTTCGTTGGTGACTCCACCACGCTCAGCGTCACGCTCCTCGATGCCGCGCAGAATGTCCTGACGGGGCGCACCATCGCCTATGCGTCATCCAATGCACAGGTGGCGACGGTCTCCGCCTCCGGGTTGGTGCGCGGGGTTGGCGCCGGGAGTGCGAACATCAGCGCGACGAGCGGTTCGGCCAGCAAGTCGCTCACCTTCACCATTCGCACGGTGCCGACGGTACCGCCGACCGTGGCGGTGGTGACGGTCACGCTCGCGCAGTCGGCGCTCGTAGTCGGTGGCGCGACGCAGGCAACCGCTGTGTTGACCGACTCCAGCGGCGCGCCGTTCTCCGGCACGGTGGCCTGGAGCTCGTCCAACACGGCGGTCGCCACGGTGTCCCAGAGTGGCTACGTGAGTGTGGTGGGTGTGGGGAGCGCCGTCATCTCGGCGTCGAGCGGCGGCAAGACCGGGAGCGCGACGCTGTCGGCGACCGCCCCGGCTGCCACCGTGAAGACAGTGACCGTGACATTGGCGTCGCCGAGCATTGTGGTCGGCACCAGCGCGCAGGTGACCGCGGTAGCCAGGGATTCCGCGGGGAATGTGCTGACCGGGAAGAGCGTGAGCTGGAGCTCCAGCGCCACGTCGGTGGCCTCGCTGGCCGCCAGCAACACGGGGACGAACACGGCGACCGCCGTTGCAGCTGGAACGTCGAAGCTGTCGGCGACGGTTGGCGGGGTGAGCGGCAACGCGACGCTGACGGTGACTGCACCGCCGGCAAACACCCCGCCGGCGTCCACGCCCGTCACCCTCCCGGCGCTCCCGACCATCCTGAACCCGGTGTACCCGAAGGTGACCGGGAAGCAGTGGGCGGTGCACGCGGGTGACAACCTGCAGTCGATCCTGAACCAGGCGCAACGCGGCGACGAGATCGTGATCGACGCGGGCGCCACCTTCACCGGCAACTTCACGCTGCCGGTCAAGACCGGCTCGACCGCAGCGAACGGGTGGATCATCGTCCGTTCCAGCCAACAGTCGGCGCTCCCGCCGCAGGGGACGCGAGTCACGTCGCAGCAGGCGTCGCTGATGCCCAAGATCTTCTCGCCCAACACGATGACGGCGCTCACTGCCGGCGTGAACACGGGCGGGTGGTGGATCAGCGGCGTGGAGTTCAGCCTGGCGCCCACGGTGACGTCGGCGGCGGGGAGCATCGTCGCCATCGGCCTGGCCACGTCGGCGCAGAACTCGCTCTCGCTCGTCCCGAGCGACTTCGTCCTCGACCGTGTCTACATCCACGCACAACCGAACCAGAGCATCCAGCGTTGCCTCGAGCTGCACGCGGCGCGAGTCGCGGTGATGGACAGCTACCTGGTCGAGTGCCACGGGAAGGGCTTCGACTCGCAGGCGATCGTTGGATGGAACGGGACGGGTCCCTACAAGATCGTGAACAACACGCTGGCCGGTGCCGGCGAGAACGTGATGTTCGGCGGCGCCGACCCCAAGGTTCCGGGCGCGATCTCCAGCGACATCGAGATCCGGCGCAACTACATCTACACGCCCGCCAGCTGGAAGGGCGTGTGGACGAAGAAGAACATCTTCGAGACCAAGGCGTCGCAGCGCGTCCTGATCGAGGGGAACGTCTTCGAGGGCTCCTGGACCGATGCCCAGACCGGGTACGCCTTCGTCCTGAAGGTTGCCAACCAGAGCGGCGGGTGCACCTGGTGCATCTCGAACGACATCACCATCCGCAACAACATCGTTCGCAATGCCGGCGCCGGCGTCGGCATCACCGGGAAGGACGGCTCCAACACGATCGGTGGGCTGCTGAGCCGGCTGCTGATCGAGAACAACTACTTCGAGAACATCAATACGGGGGCGTACACGGGTGCCGGGCGCATGATCGCCATCATGAACGATGCGCACGACGTCACGATCCGCAGCAACACGATGACCGCTCCCGGTGCGCTGTCACACTACCTCAACATTGCCACGCAATCGGCGGCGACCAACTTCGCCTTCCAGAACAATGTCATGACGCTGGGAACTTACGGGCTCTTCTCGTCGTGGTACGGCTCGGGTGAGACGCCGAACCTTGCGGCCTTCAGAGGCACCGTGGTGTTCCAGAAGTCGGTGCTGATCGGTGCGGCGCAGAAGAACTACCCGAATGCCCAGTTCGTCTCGTCGCTCTCGGCGGCCCAGTCCACGGGGATCGGCGCCGACATGGCGGCGATCAATGCCGCCACGCAAGGGGTGGTGATCCCGTAG